DNA sequence from the Methanomicrobiales archaeon genome:
GGCTCCGAACAGTTCACCCGCCCCCTCGACTCGATGGACTCCATCGACCAGGTCATCGGGTTTGTGATGCCGTTCATGCCGGTGGACCTGGCGGAGAAGCAGGAGATCCTGGAGACGGTGTCCGTTCGGGCACGCTACCGGGCGTTCCTGGATCTCCTGACGAAGGTGAAGGAGGGTATCGAGATCCGCCTCGAGGTGGCGAAGAAGGTCTCCGAGAAGGTGAACAGGGCGAACCGCGAGGCGATGCTGCGGGAGCAGCTGAGGGTGATCCAGGAGGAGCTCAACGAGGGCGAGGTCGCCTCCGGCGACGGGGGATACCGCGAGCGGATCGAGCGCTCGGAGATGCCCGACGAGGTGCGGAAGAAGGCGTTTGCCGAGCTGAAGAAGCTCGAGTCGAGCGGCAGCCAGCACCATGAGAGTCCGGGCATCCGCAACTACCTGGATCTGCTGCTCGACCTGCCCTGGACGATCGCGGAGAAGAAGAGCATCGACATCGCGGAGGCCCGCCGCGTGCTCGAGAGCAACCACAACGGGCTCGAGAAGGTAAAAGAGCGGATCATCCAGCATCTGGCGGTCATGAAGCTGAAAGAGGAGAAGCAGGGCTCGATCCTCCTCTTCGTGGGCCCTCCCGGCACGGGCAAGACGAGTCTCGGGAAGAGCATCGCCGATGCTCTCGGGCGGAAGTACGTGCGGATCAGCCTGGGCGGGATCAAGGACGAGGCGGAGATCCGCGGGCACCGCAGAACCTACGTCGGCTCCCTGCCCGGTCGGATCATCCAGGGGATGAAGAAGGCCGGGACGAAGAACCCCGTCTTCATCCTGGACGAGATCGACAAGCTCGCCTACTCCAACCAGGGGGACCCCGCGAGCGCCCTTCTCGAGGTGCTCGATCCCGAGCAGAACAGCACGTTCACGGACCACTACCTGGAGGTCCCCTACGACCTCTCCGATGTGCTCTTCATCGCCACGGCGAACACGCTCGCCACCATCCCGCCACCGCTCCTGGACCGCATGGAGCTGATCGAGATCTCGGGCTACACCCGCAGCGAGAAGTTCGCCATCGCACGGGACCATCTGCTGCCCAGGACCCTGGAGGAGCACGGCCTGGACGCGGACAAACTGCGGATCGAGGACGAGGCCCTGCTCGCGATCATCGATAAGTATACTCGCGAGGCCGGTGTGCGGGCGCTCAAGAAGCAGCTGGCCTGCACGGCACGCTACGTCTCCGAGAAGATCGTGTCCGGCAAAGCCGACCTGCCCTTTGTGGTGACGGCAGAAATGCTCCCCGAGATCCTGGGCAAAGAGCCGGTCCGCCAGGACATGGCCCGCAGGGAGAACCCGCCCGGCGTCGTCACGGGGCTCGCCTGGACGCCGGTCGGCGGGGACATCCTCTTCATCGAGTGTACGTTCATGCCCGGCAAGGGCAAGCTCATGCTCACCGGCCAGCTCGGGGAGGTGATGAAGGAGTCGGCGCAGATCTCGCTCTCCCTCATCCGCTCGCGGCTGGCACATCTGGCAGCCGGGTTCGACTACTTCGCCAGCGACATCCACATCCACGTGCCATCGGGAGCGACGCCGAAGGACGGGCCGTCGGCGGGCGTTACGCTGTTTGCGGCCCTGGCATCCCTCATCACCGGCATAGCCGTCGACCCGAAGATCGCCATGACCGGCGAGGTGACACTGAGTGGCGCCGTGCTGCCGGTGGGCGGGATCAAGGAGAAGGTGCTTGCAGCGCACCGGGCCGGCATCCAGAAGGTGATCCTGCCGAAGGAGAACGTGCGGGACCTCGACGACGTGCCCGAGGACGTGCGGGGCGAGCTCGCGTTCGTGCCGGTGGAGACGATCGAGGAGGTCTTGAAAGAGGCCCTGGGCATCGATCTGCCGGCGGGGCCTGTCGTGCCGTATTCCGGCAACCGCTGCGTGCCGGCGCATAACCTGTGAACGCTGACAGGTCCGCGAACGGGAAACGCCCCCCACAGCGACCGGGGCTATCTTCGGCGACTTCACTCTTTTTTACTCTCCCTGCATTTCTCCAATCGGAGGGCATGGCGGAGAATAGCGGTGATGGTGGCGTCGGTCAGATGCTCCTTATGCCTATACCATGACAAGAAAGTGGGCTGCAGTGGGAATGAGTGCCAGGAGGAATGTAGCAGATAGTGGAAGCGGCAGGTAGCCGCTCACGATGAGAAGCCCGATGGCGATGAACGAAAATCCGTATACAGCAACGGACCGCCACAGTTCCTCCCTGACGATATAATCGATTTTCATGGATCCACCACAGGCGAAGAGCGAATTCCTATTTGAACACCAATCGGGATTATTCCGTATTCGACGGTCTGGACCGCGGTCGTATCGCGAGGCATCCAAAGGCAACGCCTACGGCGGTCCCGACGGCGATAACCCGGTCCACGCTTCCCTCAATGACATAACTGATTCCGCTGCTGGTGAGAAATGCGACGAGTCCAAATACAAGTGCTCTCCAGAAGACGTCCATTCTGCCCATATTATTGCTCTTTGATTACAACTGATTCAAATCTTTTTGAAGATACTTTCTCGAATCCCCGTAATCCCCGAGATTCTTGCAATATACACGAAATAGAGTGCCTTCATGACCTGATACCCATAAAAAATGGTTTTACTTCTGCTCTCCTGGGGAAAGTCCAGGAGTGATTCTTCCCCTGCTTACAGGCAAATTTTATTTTTATCGTGTATGAATGCACAAATACGTGAAAACAATCGCCGTCCAAGACGAGACCTATCATGCTCTCCTGACGCTGAAGGAGGACCGGGACTCTATCAGCGACGTGATCGATAGGCTCGTCACAAAACGGATAGGCAGCATCCGGCAGTTCGCAGGAGGCCTGAAGGACTCAAAGAATCTCGATAAACGCAGGGCCGCCACAGAAGAGATCCGGCGGTCGGGGAAGGCGAGAGTGTGATCGTTCTCGACACGTCGTTCCTGATAGACCATGCCAGGGATGAACGGCTGGAGGGCCTCCTTCCTGCCGAAGAGGAACCGGTGATAACGATCATCTCGTAATACGAAATTAACCCCCTCCACAAACCATACTAAAATCGAATTGCGATTAATTCCTGGATCTATGAACGGGGCGAGATTCTGTTTCCTCGAATACAAGTACACACGGGAACATCTCAGTTAATGAAAATAACCAGATAAAAACCGTAAAATTGATCGTACTCGGCGGGGAATACATGATTGTGGTGCAAAAATGTACTCCCCGCTTATAGTGGACCGGGAGGAGCCAAAATGGTTCCTCTTTGCTCAGGTCATGCAGATTCTCTCCAGCCGCCGGTCCCGCCAGGAACTCGCGAAACAGGGGATCACCCCGGTACCGATGGCAGAGTCTGCGATCAAGATCCTCCTGCTATCCCTCTACTTCTCCGTTGATCTGGCCTCTACAATCCGGGAGCTCACCGCCCGGCGGAAACTCCGCCGGTTCACGGGAATCC
Encoded proteins:
- the lon gene encoding endopeptidase La; protein product: MQQTESKEVIVIPLFETVVYPKSRTKFQVDRATGDLLLAEMKRTGSAYAVGLTIKSGVQPSEISLDDLYRVGNLFEIAHVHPAENGYVIGAQAVLRVRVTNLSEQEGLVYAECDPLPDLPDIDEETRAGILAEIKKTIREISGRFQGSEQFTRPLDSMDSIDQVIGFVMPFMPVDLAEKQEILETVSVRARYRAFLDLLTKVKEGIEIRLEVAKKVSEKVNRANREAMLREQLRVIQEELNEGEVASGDGGYRERIERSEMPDEVRKKAFAELKKLESSGSQHHESPGIRNYLDLLLDLPWTIAEKKSIDIAEARRVLESNHNGLEKVKERIIQHLAVMKLKEEKQGSILLFVGPPGTGKTSLGKSIADALGRKYVRISLGGIKDEAEIRGHRRTYVGSLPGRIIQGMKKAGTKNPVFILDEIDKLAYSNQGDPASALLEVLDPEQNSTFTDHYLEVPYDLSDVLFIATANTLATIPPPLLDRMELIEISGYTRSEKFAIARDHLLPRTLEEHGLDADKLRIEDEALLAIIDKYTREAGVRALKKQLACTARYVSEKIVSGKADLPFVVTAEMLPEILGKEPVRQDMARRENPPGVVTGLAWTPVGGDILFIECTFMPGKGKLMLTGQLGEVMKESAQISLSLIRSRLAHLAAGFDYFASDIHIHVPSGATPKDGPSAGVTLFAALASLITGIAVDPKIAMTGEVTLSGAVLPVGGIKEKVLAAHRAGIQKVILPKENVRDLDDVPEDVRGELAFVPVETIEEVLKEALGIDLPAGPVVPYSGNRCVPAHNL
- a CDS encoding antitoxin VapB family protein, whose amino-acid sequence is MKTIAVQDETYHALLTLKEDRDSISDVIDRLVTKRIGSIRQFAGGLKDSKNLDKRRAATEEIRRSGKARV